In Halorubrum trapanicum, a single genomic region encodes these proteins:
- a CDS encoding IS5 family transposase, with protein MNTLPKSQILRFTEKAIHLARRAVSRYSSKFSKHRYTLPQHVVLLCLKVRKNTTYRGLLDELIEMPRIRRVLGLAELPTPSTLCKAFNRLDMAVWRSILTLSATLLPTSGVVGVDASGFDRSHASKHYTKRAELTIQQLKVTLLVDAKVNAILDLHVTTTRKHDSQIAPSLIKRNPECIDILLGDKGYDDQKIRRLARQHEVRPLIKHREFTSLHKAWNARLDADLYGQRSQSETVNSTLKRKYGAFVRSRRWWKQFRELTIACLIHNVDRSL; from the coding sequence ATGAATACCCTCCCGAAGTCGCAAATACTCCGGTTTACTGAAAAGGCGATTCATCTGGCACGGCGAGCGGTCTCTCGATACTCCTCGAAGTTCTCTAAACACCGCTACACACTCCCCCAGCACGTTGTTCTGCTGTGTCTCAAAGTTCGAAAAAACACGACCTATCGTGGTCTACTTGATGAATTAATCGAGATGCCACGCATTCGTCGAGTTCTTGGATTAGCCGAACTTCCCACGCCATCAACGCTCTGTAAAGCGTTCAATCGACTTGATATGGCTGTATGGCGTTCGATATTGACTCTCTCAGCGACGCTACTTCCGACGAGCGGTGTCGTTGGTGTTGATGCGTCAGGGTTCGACCGCAGTCACGCCTCAAAACACTACACGAAACGAGCTGAACTCACGATTCAGCAGCTCAAGGTGACGTTGCTGGTCGATGCGAAGGTGAACGCAATTCTCGATCTACACGTGACGACGACTCGAAAACACGATAGCCAGATCGCTCCGTCGTTGATCAAGCGCAACCCCGAGTGTATCGATATTCTCCTCGGAGACAAAGGCTACGACGATCAGAAAATCAGGCGGCTTGCCCGACAACACGAGGTTCGGCCACTGATTAAGCATCGTGAGTTCACATCACTCCACAAGGCATGGAACGCACGCTTAGACGCTGATCTCTACGGACAACGGAGTCAATCCGAGACTGTGAACTCAACGCTCAAGCGAAAGTATGGTGCGTTCGTCCGCTCACGACGATGGTGGAAACAGTTCCGTGAACTCACTATCGCCTGTCTCATTCATAACGTAGATCGATCACTCTGA
- a CDS encoding DUF6735 family protein, producing the protein MGHRALVAYERTDGQYTLHYSHWGAANLKLKHRISAETPFGGDDTDSKWAKQLLAELADGLEADGVDGYLAGEDRPSSVVKPKPRATGLTLDEIVADHLDYLHHEAIFVVSPTFEVTAYRTLWFGLQYDSETVEQGETVGNGALATVRWYDGKPVGDGHLQGQFAALKDVVGDMLDKGVFTPSTAIQYLKRKLAERVGDRQELLIPTGESPFETASLGKP; encoded by the coding sequence ATGGGCCACCGCGCACTCGTTGCGTACGAACGCACAGACGGACAGTACACGCTCCACTACTCTCATTGGGGTGCAGCGAATCTCAAGCTCAAGCACCGAATCTCGGCCGAAACACCGTTCGGTGGCGACGACACCGACTCGAAGTGGGCGAAACAGCTGCTGGCGGAACTGGCCGATGGCCTCGAAGCAGATGGCGTCGACGGCTACCTCGCCGGCGAGGATCGTCCGTCGTCGGTCGTCAAGCCGAAGCCCCGTGCCACCGGGCTCACCCTCGACGAGATCGTCGCGGACCACCTCGACTATCTCCACCACGAGGCGATCTTCGTGGTGTCACCCACCTTCGAGGTGACCGCCTATCGGACGCTGTGGTTCGGGCTGCAGTACGACTCGGAGACGGTCGAACAGGGAGAGACCGTCGGGAACGGCGCGCTCGCGACGGTGCGCTGGTACGACGGCAAGCCGGTCGGCGACGGCCACCTACAGGGACAGTTCGCGGCCCTCAAAGACGTCGTCGGCGACATGCTCGATAAGGGCGTCTTCACGCCGTCAACGGCGATACAGTATCTGAAACGGAAGCTCGCTGAGCGGGTCGGAGACCGACAGGAGCTGCTCATTCCGACCGGAGAATCACCCTTCGAGACAGCGAGTCTCGGCAAGCCGTAA
- a CDS encoding helix-turn-helix domain-containing protein, with protein MRELVFALEYEPGCNRVADALADHPDARVRSLSLHATADQLWRVDHATGTPDALDAIEDAFRNSDYYADCLATEDCGATQTTRVLDRTDDTLILYSDWERTPACASVPHIARDHLGDGVLFETRHEGRHYTWRLIHSDEGDVAAFFDSLGVAVGECAQMEMLRTADTTTSAGGGDGTPSGLPPAQEAALQAAVEHGYYESPREVDVGELAEHLDVPRSTLTYRLRRAEEHLAKQHVAGERVAEERLASH; from the coding sequence ATGCGCGAACTCGTCTTCGCTCTCGAATACGAGCCCGGCTGCAACAGGGTGGCGGACGCCCTCGCAGACCACCCCGACGCTCGCGTTCGTTCACTCTCGCTGCACGCCACTGCCGACCAGCTCTGGCGAGTCGACCATGCCACCGGCACTCCGGACGCACTCGACGCCATCGAGGACGCGTTTCGCAACAGCGACTACTACGCCGACTGTCTCGCCACCGAGGACTGCGGCGCAACCCAGACCACCCGTGTCCTCGACCGCACGGACGACACGCTCATCCTCTACTCCGACTGGGAGCGGACCCCTGCCTGTGCCTCAGTCCCCCACATCGCCCGCGACCACCTCGGCGACGGTGTGCTGTTCGAGACCCGTCACGAGGGCCGCCACTACACGTGGCGGCTCATTCACTCCGACGAGGGCGATGTGGCGGCGTTCTTCGATTCCCTCGGGGTTGCCGTCGGGGAATGCGCCCAGATGGAGATGCTCCGCACCGCGGATACGACGACATCAGCTGGGGGAGGCGACGGGACACCGAGCGGCCTGCCGCCAGCACAGGAGGCCGCACTCCAGGCCGCTGTCGAACACGGCTACTACGAGTCACCCCGCGAGGTCGACGTCGGCGAACTCGCCGAGCATCTCGACGTGCCACGGTCAACACTCACCTACCGACTCCGTCGGGCGGAAGAACATTTGGCGAAGCAACATGTCGCCGGCGAGCGGGTAGCGGAAGAACGGCTGGCATCGCACTGA
- a CDS encoding cation-translocating P-type ATPase encodes MTENPDAAGETSGGGQRRELTARLAVPEMDCPSCAQKVDKSLQRVDGITDATLQPTTGTANVTYDPDRTSEADVIKAIEGAGYEVVGGSDAEGDDEDNQATDGVDIAPPSEVWTSPRAKKTWLGAAFVTLGLLFEFLLTGQNVTVASVLEYPLHIADVLFLGAVAASGIPVVRSGYYSAKNRSLDIDLLMGTAIIAATGIGYFVEAATLAVLFSIAELLEDYAMDRARDSLRELMELSPDEATVLRDGEEVTVPAEEVDVGETVVVRPGDKIPLDGTVIDGESAVDQSPITGESVPVDKTAGDEVYAGAINEEGYLEVEVTSTAGDSTLSRIIEMVQGAQAKKTESEQFVDRFSGYYTPLVVVLAILTAAIPPLVIADPISVDVAGYGFTFAGDWQTWFIRGLTLLVIACPCAFVISTPVSVVSGITSAAKNGVLIKGGNYLEAMGEVDAVALDKTGTLTKGELAVTDVVPVGDTTEDDLLRRAAGLERRSEHPIAAAILARAEEAGVGDLPDPSGFESLTGKGIRGEIDGETYYAGKPALFEELGFDLARARRETDGGVVAEEATEADDGAFAEDALTSLEREGKTVVIVGTESELLGAIAIADEVRPASKRAVERLHELGVERVVMLTGDNEGTARAIAEQVGVDEYRAELLPDEKVDAVEELQAEYGEVAMVGDGINDAPALATAEVGIAMGAAGTDTALETADIALMGDDIGKLPYLYDLSHTANGVIRQNIWASLGVKLLLALGVPLGLVSVALAVVVGDMGMSLGVTGNAMRLSRIEPDRIIDA; translated from the coding sequence ATGACAGAGAATCCGGACGCAGCAGGAGAAACGAGCGGCGGCGGACAGCGACGTGAGCTGACCGCCCGCCTCGCCGTTCCCGAGATGGACTGTCCCTCTTGCGCCCAAAAGGTGGACAAGAGCCTCCAGCGTGTCGACGGCATTACTGACGCCACGCTCCAGCCGACCACCGGCACGGCCAACGTCACGTACGACCCTGATCGGACTAGCGAAGCCGACGTAATCAAGGCGATTGAAGGCGCCGGCTACGAGGTCGTCGGGGGCTCGGACGCTGAGGGCGATGATGAGGACAACCAGGCGACCGACGGCGTCGACATCGCGCCACCATCGGAGGTCTGGACGAGTCCTCGCGCGAAGAAGACGTGGCTCGGCGCGGCGTTCGTCACGCTCGGCCTCCTCTTCGAATTCCTCCTCACCGGACAGAACGTCACGGTGGCGAGCGTCCTCGAGTACCCGCTCCACATCGCAGATGTCCTGTTCCTCGGCGCCGTCGCCGCCAGCGGCATCCCCGTCGTCCGTAGCGGGTACTACTCCGCGAAGAACCGAAGCCTCGACATCGACCTGCTGATGGGGACGGCGATCATCGCGGCGACCGGTATCGGCTACTTCGTCGAGGCCGCCACGCTGGCCGTCCTATTCAGCATCGCCGAGCTGCTCGAGGACTACGCGATGGACAGGGCACGGGACTCCCTGCGCGAGCTGATGGAACTCTCGCCCGACGAGGCGACCGTCCTTCGCGATGGTGAGGAAGTGACCGTTCCCGCCGAGGAGGTCGACGTTGGCGAGACCGTCGTCGTCCGCCCCGGCGACAAGATTCCGCTCGACGGAACGGTCATCGACGGCGAGAGTGCAGTCGACCAGTCGCCGATCACGGGCGAGAGCGTCCCCGTCGACAAGACTGCCGGCGACGAGGTCTACGCCGGCGCGATCAACGAAGAGGGGTACCTCGAGGTAGAGGTCACCTCGACCGCTGGCGATTCGACGCTCTCGCGCATCATCGAGATGGTACAGGGCGCACAGGCGAAGAAGACCGAGTCTGAGCAGTTCGTCGACCGCTTCTCCGGCTACTACACACCCCTCGTCGTCGTGCTGGCAATCCTGACCGCCGCTATCCCGCCGCTGGTTATCGCCGACCCCATCTCGGTGGACGTGGCCGGGTACGGGTTCACTTTCGCCGGCGACTGGCAGACCTGGTTCATCCGCGGGCTCACCCTGCTGGTAATCGCCTGCCCCTGTGCGTTCGTCATCTCCACACCCGTCTCGGTGGTGTCGGGCATCACCAGCGCCGCGAAGAACGGCGTCCTGATCAAGGGCGGCAACTACCTCGAAGCGATGGGCGAAGTCGATGCCGTCGCGCTCGACAAGACGGGGACGCTCACGAAGGGCGAACTCGCCGTCACCGATGTCGTCCCGGTCGGCGACACCACTGAGGATGATCTGCTCCGTCGCGCCGCCGGGCTGGAGCGGCGCAGTGAGCACCCCATCGCTGCGGCGATTCTCGCCCGTGCTGAGGAGGCGGGCGTGGGCGACCTGCCCGACCCGAGTGGCTTCGAGAGCCTCACGGGGAAGGGCATCCGGGGCGAGATCGACGGCGAGACGTACTATGCGGGCAAGCCCGCGCTCTTCGAGGAGCTGGGCTTCGACCTCGCTCGAGCACGCCGCGAGACAGACGGCGGCGTCGTGGCGGAAGAGGCGACCGAGGCCGACGACGGGGCGTTCGCCGAGGACGCGCTCACCTCACTGGAGCGGGAGGGCAAGACGGTCGTTATCGTCGGGACGGAGTCGGAACTGCTGGGTGCAATCGCCATCGCCGACGAGGTGCGCCCGGCCTCGAAGCGGGCTGTCGAACGCCTGCACGAGCTGGGCGTCGAGCGCGTGGTGATGCTGACCGGGGACAACGAGGGCACCGCCCGCGCCATCGCCGAGCAGGTCGGTGTCGATGAATATCGCGCCGAACTCCTACCCGACGAGAAGGTCGACGCAGTCGAGGAGTTACAGGCGGAGTACGGGGAGGTCGCGATGGTCGGCGACGGCATCAATGACGCCCCCGCGCTGGCCACTGCGGAGGTCGGCATCGCGATGGGCGCGGCGGGCACCGACACCGCCCTCGAAACGGCTGATATTGCGTTGATGGGCGACGACATCGGGAAACTCCCGTACCTGTACGACCTGTCGCATACGGCCAACGGCGTGATCCGGCAGAACATCTGGGCGAGCCTCGGCGTGAAGCTTCTGCTCGCGTTAGGCGTGCCGCTGGGCCTGGTCAGCGTTGCGCTGGCAGTCGTTGTCGGAGATATGGGGATGAGCCTCGGCGTCACCGGGAACGCGATGCGGTTGTCACGAATCGAGCCCGATCGAATCATCGACGCCTGA
- a CDS encoding restriction endonuclease: MAVLDDLSGFEFEDVIEDVFRNLGYENVRQADRTADEGRDVIMEEVVDGMRRAIIVECKHTGTVGRPVVQKLHSAIATFDFDGPKRGMVVTTGRFTNPAQEYAQRLQQNDDPHPIELLDGEDLREIADEIGLDLYNGRIEILCDDTLRPYDPAVDVDAPVVEAFRDIENIEAADLPEPHSSVTFRPVVAVIADTNAVFETSVGVIHRVNDRTRFVAHAERGQPQVVDEDVATLVTENLHATVDLDTEQFAEVFDDVEERRFGQTQTEYKEWAVERLQQHHTTTVTYTGDNNVTYNKTCEPNRSDISVQSIEPVYLPEVRHTTDLQEYTYPYEYYAAGPSRVTAEDGIHRCVHCDTSGGDETYTYCPNCGAIACSSHTKTERLEGEPVCTGCAVTERFALKTKYFYDEENLEAFREEYAAMPIHEKVMENKLLAGGCVVATLLLVVGLLAIGGII, from the coding sequence ATGGCTGTACTGGACGATCTCTCAGGGTTCGAGTTCGAGGACGTGATAGAGGACGTCTTCCGCAATCTCGGCTACGAGAACGTCCGTCAGGCCGACCGAACCGCCGACGAGGGTCGCGACGTCATCATGGAGGAGGTCGTCGACGGCATGCGGCGCGCGATCATCGTTGAGTGCAAGCACACGGGGACGGTCGGGCGACCGGTCGTCCAGAAGCTCCACTCAGCAATCGCGACGTTCGACTTCGACGGCCCGAAACGCGGGATGGTCGTCACGACCGGCCGGTTTACGAACCCGGCTCAGGAGTACGCCCAGCGCCTCCAGCAAAATGACGATCCCCATCCAATCGAGTTGCTTGATGGCGAGGACCTCCGGGAGATCGCCGACGAGATCGGTCTCGACCTCTACAACGGGCGCATCGAGATTCTCTGCGACGATACCCTACGCCCGTACGACCCGGCCGTCGACGTCGACGCGCCCGTCGTGGAGGCGTTCCGCGACATCGAGAACATCGAGGCCGCCGACCTCCCAGAACCGCATTCGTCGGTGACGTTCCGCCCGGTGGTCGCGGTTATCGCGGACACGAACGCCGTCTTCGAGACGTCGGTAGGCGTCATTCACCGGGTCAACGACCGGACGCGATTCGTTGCCCACGCCGAACGCGGGCAGCCGCAGGTCGTCGACGAGGACGTCGCGACGCTGGTCACCGAGAACCTCCACGCGACGGTCGACCTCGATACCGAGCAGTTCGCGGAGGTGTTCGACGACGTCGAGGAGCGCCGGTTCGGGCAGACCCAAACGGAGTACAAGGAGTGGGCCGTCGAGCGGCTCCAGCAGCACCACACGACGACGGTGACCTACACCGGCGACAACAACGTCACGTACAACAAGACTTGCGAGCCGAACCGCTCGGACATCTCCGTGCAGTCGATCGAGCCCGTATACCTCCCCGAGGTTCGGCACACGACCGACCTCCAGGAGTACACCTATCCCTACGAGTACTACGCGGCAGGCCCGTCACGAGTGACAGCGGAGGACGGCATCCACCGCTGCGTCCACTGTGACACGAGCGGCGGCGACGAGACGTACACCTACTGTCCGAACTGCGGGGCCATCGCCTGCTCCAGCCACACCAAAACGGAGCGGCTGGAAGGCGAACCGGTCTGTACGGGCTGCGCGGTGACGGAACGGTTCGCATTGAAGACGAAGTACTTCTACGACGAGGAGAATCTCGAGGCTTTCCGCGAGGAGTACGCCGCGATGCCGATCCACGAGAAGGTGATGGAGAACAAGTTGCTCGCTGGAGGGTGTGTGGTCGCGACGCTGCTGCTCGTCGTCGGCCTGCTCGCCATCGGTGGCATCATTTAG
- a CDS encoding DUF6166 domain-containing protein yields MSGISDPRSHVQSRTSADPDVIYVGYRRRGRAIVEKQSDQEQLTPERSLKLANHSPSGFEWGYGGSGPAQLALALLLDYTDDEEVALAEYKAFKTEVVSQLECTGPDGCWRLTGREIDAALREIVDDPVAPSVN; encoded by the coding sequence ATGAGTGGAATCAGCGACCCACGCTCACACGTACAGTCACGGACTTCGGCAGATCCCGACGTCATCTACGTCGGTTACCGTCGTCGAGGCCGCGCCATCGTCGAGAAGCAATCGGACCAAGAACAGCTCACGCCAGAGCGGAGTCTCAAGCTGGCGAATCACAGTCCTTCGGGCTTCGAATGGGGATATGGTGGCAGCGGGCCGGCCCAACTCGCACTCGCCCTCCTGCTCGATTACACCGACGATGAGGAGGTAGCGCTTGCGGAGTACAAGGCGTTCAAGACCGAAGTGGTGAGCCAGCTAGAGTGTACAGGCCCTGACGGCTGCTGGCGACTCACCGGACGCGAGATAGATGCAGCCCTTCGTGAGATAGTCGACGATCCAGTCGCACCGTCCGTCAACTAA
- a CDS encoding helix-turn-helix domain-containing protein, with protein MYEVCGEKELKVILALDPGDSISGVARKIDENRETIRRVVNCLEEAGYVAYDDGLHLIDQALRDAGLEFLTASANISPPSISEAYVLPQFAGMEYAYTSIDAVYVWTRGGYQVARDPEDYSLFIAVHESELDAWAEFFERFGIPTAEDRQPADDLDGSIQVVLQSEAQIEAEMVDGRPVISLQETVAFANEHYAHFQSALDMLDRMYDEVDTDANYRPS; from the coding sequence ATGTACGAAGTGTGCGGTGAGAAGGAACTCAAGGTCATCCTCGCGCTTGACCCGGGCGATTCCATCTCAGGCGTCGCGCGGAAAATCGACGAGAACCGGGAGACGATCCGTCGCGTCGTGAATTGCCTCGAGGAGGCGGGATACGTCGCGTACGACGATGGGCTTCATCTCATCGATCAGGCGCTCCGAGACGCCGGTCTCGAGTTCCTGACAGCGTCAGCAAACATCTCGCCACCGTCGATCTCAGAAGCCTATGTCCTCCCGCAGTTCGCGGGGATGGAGTATGCATACACTAGCATCGATGCGGTCTACGTCTGGACCCGCGGTGGCTACCAGGTCGCTCGCGACCCAGAGGACTATTCGCTGTTCATCGCCGTCCACGAATCCGAACTCGACGCCTGGGCGGAGTTCTTCGAGCGGTTCGGAATACCGACTGCAGAGGATCGCCAGCCCGCTGACGACCTCGATGGTTCGATACAGGTGGTCCTCCAGTCGGAGGCACAGATCGAGGCCGAGATGGTCGACGGACGGCCCGTTATCTCCCTCCAAGAAACCGTAGCGTTCGCAAACGAGCACTACGCACACTTCCAGTCAGCCCTCGACATGCTCGACCGTATGTACGACGAGGTCGACACTGACGCGAACTACCGTCCCAGCTGA